aACACcataatcaattcaaaacaaaaaaatctttaagggctcaatttttttaagtgttttcaaGCTGAGAAAACACTTGATCTTAACTTTCCTCATTATATAGAACTatttgacacaaaaattaatcattttagtaTTTGAAATCATCGTCAATAACAGTTTTCTCTCTCTAAGAAGAATTTGGCGACCACCTCTCCCTTTTCCactaaaaaagaactaaaaagcaaaaagaaaaataaagtatgGTACCAAAAATAATGCTTGAAAATTATAGGGTCCGATtacctaatattttaaaaagatagggaactaaaattaactttttaaacaaattagaaaGTCACCACTCATATTACCCATGTTTTTCACTTAAGCTCTCTTTCTATTAATTTAACCCTCACCcctaaaaaatatgcaattgtGTTCTAATTTGGGCTCAAAGGAcctcaattgcataaaaaaaaagtttcggaaatcaaattaaatttttttttaaaaatctcactATTGGTAATTCATAGTGAAAGtgagagaataaataaaatagctacagtaaaaaaaaccaaatgctTTATAGCTACAGTAAAGAAAACCAaatgctttataatttttttaaaatatattttatatatgatgctttgataataaaaatggatatagtaagaaaaacatagaagaattttttttttcaaattatcttttctgatttttttttattttgatgacaaaatggttttttttcttagcaatatattttattaaataaaaagtctaAACAATcaggaaaaaattattttaaagactaaaatttatattctttaaaaaaatattttactaaacAAATTATTCTTTTCTCATTGATGCATTTTTTACcaaaacagtttttttattagtagcatgttcttaaattaaaaacaacgacagttaaaataatggttttgtaaaactttaaataatttaaaataaccagGAAAAGACATATCTCTTAAATGCAATTTCCTTATTAatacatttctatttttttttctaacaaaaacaccttttttttattagaagcattctgtttaaataaaaaaaaaacttattataatatgaaaataaattctcaataaaaaaacacattgaaaatcatgtcttgatattttttaagcaatataaaaaaaaatcaataaaaaaaaacacattagagATCCTAATACTATTTGAACGTACCACCTCTCTAAATCCACCaaatttgtattgtttgttTACCGGATCCAATATTTTCTGTAATCTTTTCAAATCTAGATGATATAAGAATTATGGGTTTGTGCTCTAAATATACGAGTCAATGTTTAATTGAGGTTTATTCAAGGATTCacaatataaattcaaattcttCAATGGAATTCAAGTGGTGAAATTGTCAGATTTGTCGTTGTCCAAAGATTTTGATAACTTATCAtagtgttgtttttttcaataatagaaCTCATAatgtagctattttttttttttaatgtgagtatttagataaatttgaatataCCTTGACTAAATCCATGagtcctgaaattaatgatcatgtaaatCTCTAATGACTTTGAGATTTGTAGGATTCGAACTAATGatctttaaaaagtaaatttagagTCTAATTAGTTGAGTTACACCCGTTcgccctctttttttttttttaattttttatatttcaaaataaaattcaatttaaataaataattacaatcacgtttcaaaaataattcaatcatttcatttttaaaaataaaattagatatttgtATAGTtatatttgcataaaaataatacagattttttttttaaaaaaaaactagtttataaATCGTGATAAGTTagcttttgattaaaaaaaaaaagacatttttttatcaaataaataaataaataacagaaaggcatttttgcttaaaaataatacatttttctccggaatttaaaacatattaattctatggtgttttattttaattggtttgaatttttattcaaaCGACCATACTATTGTTAAAAACATAACAACTttgttaaattaagaaaaatacttttaaatataaattggtttttttaaaaaaataaaataaaaccccaACCTAACGGGGACCATActcgaaaaggaaaagaaaaggaaatcccaacataataaataaactataaaaactacTTTATTAAAAGTCGGGCCCAAGCTTAAAGGTTTGGAGAGGTAAATAGGTGTTCTTGTCATCGAGCCGGGCTGATTCTTGATTTAGATGTGGATGCGGATCCAACCCAGTCTCCCTGGTTAGCTGGACAGGGCAGGTCTCTATCTCTTTTCACTTCCAGGTGCGAGTCTTGATTTTGAAGACCAATGACCCAGTCGACGAGCCTTGTAAGTGTTCTATCAATTGAAATtgcttggagaaaaaaaaatcacttcaagTTTCCTACTTGAAAAATTTTATGGTGTTtcagaaataattaataatattttattagttaatttttggtttattctaaaaaaaaattataaagagaatagaaaaaataaaactcatgtATTGATTTAAGTTTCCATTATATAAACaactataaaacatgtttttttttatatgtggaatataatttttagagagttacgatttttttcaaaacattttatctaagatttttttaagattaattttttattcactcacaatttattttaatcatactaatattttatgttaaagagttttttcaacaaaattttaACTCTAAAAACAAGTAAACTtcacttttaattttacctCAAATATATCCTTTTACAAaccatgttttaaataaatttttccaACATTATTTTGATGGCACAACAAGTAAATGTCCTTATCAGTCCTCGTGTTATGAATCAGATAgttgtcttttctattttatcctTGGTAATAGAATTTATTGGACTGCATTTGTCCTATATTATTCACAAGTAGTGTAATTGtggaataaatttttatattatgataaGCAAATATACTTAATAGTCAGCATTCAAATAATCATGGAAAAATCATTGATTCTAGGTATCTTTGATTCCCCCACCCCTAAAATGACAAATTTTGCACGTCAAATCTCATATGGTATTAGGTAAGATCGTTTGAAAGGGAAGTGGGCAAGGGTGAGTTTTATATATGATGAAAATCATAGAcattaatttgaattcaataagtttataaatataatttgtgaGAGAGGAATTATACATtcctaattttaattttattgtttatttaaaataaaaacatttcaataattttatgttaaaagtaaaagagtaaaaaatattgagaaatgaAACATTAAATGCacaagattttattaaattatgctATTGCAGCAGTCCAATTTTTCTTGTCAATGACTATTTTTTATCAACCTGTTTCtccataataaatattaaataccAACATTTTTTATCGTAAcacctaattattttttcagtacGACACTTACATAATTGTCTtccattattattaaatatggtGTATGCAACTCCAAGCTtctaaagataattttatataatcaaaataattaaacacttcAAATCATCAAGTaaacacataataataataccaCTAAAAACCACACAATATTTAGTTTTCTaagctataattttttcttttttttatataatttattaacttaGTATCAGTGAGATTTTTAGTttgatagaaaatttatttttgtaaaagatGTATTCGTggaaaatctaaatttaaaatgaaattcttATAAATTAACCATGATGAACAAATCTAATTAATAACCCATTGTACAATCTCAGAATGGCAAGATGAAGGATCTAATCTCTAACCTCAGCCTAGGAAACTCCGAATCTTACACCAACTTAGTTAAATGTGTGGGACTAGAGTTTGTTTGGACAGTGTGGTattggttgctttttaaatagcttttcgtgttgaaatacatgtcaattatgttttttttattttttaaaaattatttctaacataattttaataataataaaaaaatttatgaaaacacATGTTGGAAAACAGTTCTGACCATATTGAGGCCATTTTAACACTATTTTATCCTCTTTTTCATGCAAGTAATGCACGTTAGGCTGGATTGACCCCCACACGAAACCTCTTCATTTATTAATCCTTAAATATCCGttacattgaaaaaagaaatgccCCTTTTGCATGTTTCTTGAGTGATTGGCTAGAAATCTCCAGCTTGTAGTCATTAATAATTTTCTAgagaataaaatttatcaagagacaattaaaaatactaaaaggtGGAGAGAGAAGAAGCTTATAGTGGCGGTGGCCATGTGCTTCGGTGCGGCggtttataaaaagaaaaaaagaaacaaaataacgCATACTACTGTTTTGATGTCAAGACGTCCGATATTATGCATGATTCCGTCTCTAGCTGTCGTTTCTTCCGTTGGGGGAGGTGTTGTTAACGACGTTGAGATAAtgacagctttttttttttttttttttttttttaaataagggatattttagaattaatttgtaTATCGAGTAAGactaagttttttaattagataatttttaaagtatattctCATATCGACTTTgtgcatttaaataaaatttaataaatttatctagATATTGGTTTGAATatttaaacctaaaacaaaaagaaaaaaataattaacttctTTAATTATAAGGTAATTTATCAAACctaaaacttattttctttaattttttttcaaagtctatgaatgtataatataattatgtcaattaattatagattttaagagaaaattataattttaagatttttataactggtttttttattgataggtCAATATCTAATGATAGAAATTGTCAATAAAAAATGTGatgaatgttgttttttaaagtattttttattttaaaaaatattaaaataaatatattttttattttttaaattttattttgatattataccatcatattaaaataataaaaaatattaatttttttaatttaaagtaaaaaagtaatcaagatttaataaaaaaccgaTTTAATGGCAGGGGGCCATACCACCTAGAATTTAACGACGTgaatgttattaattattttgtgtaTGCCAGGTGTACCAAACGGTGATAAGACACCGTCATCTGACGCCGCCTAGTCTGTCCCTTCTCAATCTCAAAGCCGCGTAAAACGGGTCCCAATGATCGTCCCATCCACCATTTcccttcttaaaaaaaattcaatgttaagtgatttttttttaattgtttttaaactatattttatctaaaaaaatatcaaagttttttaaaaaatatttttaagattttttttttaatttttttatattaatataatatatttttaaaaatattatttaaatatatttttaattaaaaaataattttaaaaaataattttaaaaaatatcaaatatcataTTACCAATCGCACACTAAATCatttctcttgaaaaaaaacaaaactgtaCATAAATATAATGGTCTTGTATATAAATTATTCTCAAATTGTTTTAGCTTGTAGCCTATTAAATTATCTGTGCTtcactaataaaataatttctttctgGGTTAagcttgcttttgtttttgggtattaaaaaaattattgttttgaaaaaaatatcaaattaatatttttttagtatttttaatgttttttatgtgataatattaaaaataaaaatctgaaaaaattaataaattttcaaataaaaactatttaaaaaaaataatataaaaaatgtgaaACATAAATAACCACACAAATAGACCTCAGACGTAAACTTGGCTACTCCTGTGCATAAATTCCATTCTTTACAATGACACATGAGAAATTTTATGGTGTGATTATATTGTCGGCAACTCCATATTTTATTATACagtaaagaaaaagattttaaaaatatatttttttgatagaaaataaattttttatcattttttttgggGATAAGTAcgattttcttatatataactTTGTTAGTGTAAGctttaaattcttgttttttttttttttttttaatcaaatcaacagcaataattatcaatatattatatatatatataataataataacagttgAGTTGTTTTTTGAAGGAAGCAAGAAGTTTccatcctttttcttcttcttgtgggCCCTCCTTTTTCACTGGTAAATGAGAATGACAGCCTAATCACCAGCCTGGAAAGCAAAGGGTTTCTATAAGTAGCATTAGCGGTGTGTTTGGGAAGAtagaattgtattttttaaaagtgtttttttatttaaaagtatatttaaatatattttttttttttaaaatttatttttatataaatatattaaaataatttaaaaatgcatataaaaaattaatttaaaataaaaataaaaattaaagtttttataaaaatccagTTAAAACACCTCCCAAACGCCTCCTGAAAATCTCGATGCTTGATGGGTTTTCATGGCTTCACTCATTCATTGTCTACTGGTCTTTGATCATTAACTCCAACCCAATTCTCTCTTTGATCATAGCTTctctacttttctttctttcttcttgagGTAAGATTGTATATTTCAGCAAAAGCTTTTGTCTTTGCTAATCTTCAGACtgcattcttttatattttatcaccGTCTTTTAATAGAGCCAAGGTAGGCTGAAGTTGGTCTGCATAGATCTGAGGTTCTTGAGGATATTGTTTTGGAGGCATTTAGTGATTGGGGAGCTAGGTTCATAAGGCCTCAGGCTTGCTAGGGGAAATTCTTCTGGTTCCTAGATATCTTTGTGaagtggggttttttttttttttttttttttgtctttggaGTTGGGAATTGGGCATTTTTAGGTTGCTAGGAGCTTGAGGATTTGGGATACTGCAAATGGTGAGGATGAAAGGAGAGAGTTGGTTACCTGTAGTTGTTGCTTTCGTTTTATTTGAGCTCATTGGTCATAATATATCATTTGCTGCATTCACTCCTCCTGATAACTACTTGATTGCTTGTGGTTCTACACAAAGTGTCacctttcaaggtaaaactTATGTTCCTGATTCAGGGCATTCTTCTCTCACTATAAAAAGTGGGACTTCTGTTGTTGCTAAGTCCAATTCTAGTTTCCCATCTCCAATCTATCAATCTGCTCGAATTTTCTCTGGCATATCATCTTACAAATTTGATATCAAGCAAGAAGGCAGGCATTGGATCCGCCTTTATTTTTACCCTATTCCAAACTCAGGCCATAACTTGATGTCTTCGTTGATTACAGTAGCCACAGATGATTTTGTACTCTTGAACAATTTTACATTCAAGAACTATAATGGTTCTTATATGTTTAAGGAGTATGCAGTCAATGTGACTTCTGATACTTTGACCCTTTCCTTCATTCATTCAAACAATTCCGTCACATTTGTTAATGCAATCGAAGTTGTTTCTGTTCCTGATGGAGTACTTCCAGACCAGGCATTAGCTATAAATCCGTCTTCTCCTGTTAGTGGTCTCTCTGAACTTGCCTTTGAAACTGTTTTCCGGTTAAACACGGGAGGTCCGTTGATCACTGCTGAGAATGATACTCTTGGGAGGATTTGGGAAAATGATGCCAAATATCTCCATATGAACAGCTCTGCATTGAATGTTTCAGTTAACCCTGCATCCATAAGATATCCACCTTCTCTCACTACTGAAATAGCACCATATTGGGTTTATGCCTCCGCCGAAGTAATGGGAGATGCAAAAGTAGCCAACACGAACTTCAACATAACTTGGGTGTTCTCTGTCAACCAAAACTTCAGCTATTTTGTGCGGGCACATTTCTGTGATATCGTGAGCAAGGCTCTGAACAATCTTGTATTCAATCTGTACATAAATGATGATATTGCCGTTGAGAGTCTTGACCTCTCAACCTTTACTGGTGGCTTGAATGTACCCTATTACAGAGACTTTGTCTCCAACGCATCAGTAGATTCAGATACTTTCACTGTAAGTATTGGTCCAGATACAACATCGGATATGATAAATGCAATTATGAATGGGCTGGAGATTTTCAAGATCAGCAATGAAGTTAAAAGCTTGGATGGGCTTTCTTCTGTTGAGAGCGTCCTTCCTCAATCACCCtcgaagaaaaagaagattgGAATTATTATTGGTTCACTTGTTGGAGCCCTGGGTgcatttggtttgatttgtcTCTGTTACTGTTGCTTGGCAGCCCGCAGGTCAAAGACGACTACTCACCAGGCACATCCATGGCTGCCATTGCCATTATATGGAAACTCTCAGACCAAGATGTCCACAACTTCTCAAAAGAGTGGAACAGCAAGCTGCATCTCGTTGGTTTCCTCTAATGGTCGGCTCTTCACATTCCAAGAAATCCTTGATGCAACGAACAAGTTTGATGAGAGCCTGCTTCTTGGGATTGGCGGCTTTGGCAGGGTGTACAAAGGAACCCTTGAAGATGGAACTAAAGTTGCTGTCAAAAGAGGAAATCCCAGATCTGAACAAGGTCTTGCTGAATTCCGAACAGAGATTGAAATGTTATCAAAGCTTCGCCACCGTCATCTTGTCTCACTTATTGGCTATTGTGATGAGCGGTCTGAAATGATTCTTGTCTACGAATACATGGCTAATGGACCACTCAGGAGCCATCTATATGGCACCGATCTACCGCCTCTATCATGGAAGCAACGTCTTGAAATATGCATTGGGGCTGGCAGGGGCCTGCATTATCTCCACACAGGTGCTGCTCAAAGCATTATTCACCGAGATGTTAAGACAACGAACATTCTTTTGGATGAGAGTTTCGTTGCCAAAGTTGCTGATTTTGGCCTCTCAAAAACAGGCCCAGCTATTGATCAGACGCATGTGAGTACAGCTGTTAAGGGTAGCTTTGGTTACCTTGATCCTGAGTACTTCAGAAGGCAACAACTCACAGAGAAGTCAGATGTGTATTCATTTGGAGTGGTTTTAATGGAAGTTCTCTGCACTAGACCAGCTCTAAACCCTGTTCTCCCGAGGGAACAAGTCAATATAGCAGAGTGGGCAATGACCTGGCAGAAGAAGGGCATGTTGGATCAAATCATGGACTCTAATCTAGCAGGAAAGGTGAATCCAGCGTCTCTCAAAAAATTTGGGGAGACAGCTGAGAAATGCCTTGCAGAGCATGGAGTTGACAGGCCATCGATGGGAGATGTCTTGTGGAATCTTGAGTATGCTCTTCAGCTTGAGGAGACCTCATCTGCCCTCATGGAACCTGAAGACAACAGTACAAACCATATCCCAGGCATTCCATTGACGCCACTCGAACAATTCGATAACAGCACAAGTATAATTGATGGAGGGAATTCTGGAACAGAAGAAGATGCCGAAGATGTGGCCACTAGTGCTGTATTTTCTCAGCTAGTGAATCCTCGTGGAAGATGAGAAGCGAAGGCTTCCATCCATTCTTGGACAAAGGACATTCTGGTGAAGATTCTGGGGAATGTTCCCAGATAAATGTGAAGATATGAACAAAAGTTATCTCTTGTTAcgttattcaaattttttaccTCAAATTTTCTTCCATAGCTTGTAATATAGTTGAGTGATGCGTGCGAATCAATCCATCAGAAACTGCACGGTACCATAAGGGTTCTATTATTGTCTTGATCTAAAATTCTTCTGGCTTCCAGCTGCcatgctatttatttttcacacaATTACTGGATATTCAATGTGTTGGGTCACAGATTGATTATAGAAA
This is a stretch of genomic DNA from Populus alba chromosome 11, ASM523922v2, whole genome shotgun sequence. It encodes these proteins:
- the LOC118047547 gene encoding receptor-like protein kinase THESEUS 1, translated to MVRMKGESWLPVVVAFVLFELIGHNISFAAFTPPDNYLIACGSTQSVTFQGKTYVPDSGHSSLTIKSGTSVVAKSNSSFPSPIYQSARIFSGISSYKFDIKQEGRHWIRLYFYPIPNSGHNLMSSLITVATDDFVLLNNFTFKNYNGSYMFKEYAVNVTSDTLTLSFIHSNNSVTFVNAIEVVSVPDGVLPDQALAINPSSPVSGLSELAFETVFRLNTGGPLITAENDTLGRIWENDAKYLHMNSSALNVSVNPASIRYPPSLTTEIAPYWVYASAEVMGDAKVANTNFNITWVFSVNQNFSYFVRAHFCDIVSKALNNLVFNLYINDDIAVESLDLSTFTGGLNVPYYRDFVSNASVDSDTFTVSIGPDTTSDMINAIMNGLEIFKISNEVKSLDGLSSVESVLPQSPSKKKKIGIIIGSLVGALGAFGLICLCYCCLAARRSKTTTHQAHPWLPLPLYGNSQTKMSTTSQKSGTASCISLVSSNGRLFTFQEILDATNKFDESLLLGIGGFGRVYKGTLEDGTKVAVKRGNPRSEQGLAEFRTEIEMLSKLRHRHLVSLIGYCDERSEMILVYEYMANGPLRSHLYGTDLPPLSWKQRLEICIGAGRGLHYLHTGAAQSIIHRDVKTTNILLDESFVAKVADFGLSKTGPAIDQTHVSTAVKGSFGYLDPEYFRRQQLTEKSDVYSFGVVLMEVLCTRPALNPVLPREQVNIAEWAMTWQKKGMLDQIMDSNLAGKVNPASLKKFGETAEKCLAEHGVDRPSMGDVLWNLEYALQLEETSSALMEPEDNSTNHIPGIPLTPLEQFDNSTSIIDGGNSGTEEDAEDVATSAVFSQLVNPRGR